The genomic DNA cgtgtgagagtgtgtataaaGGAGCACGGCAGCGGCGGAGGGACGGCGGGGGACAGCCCGGGACCCGCGCGgcgagaaaaacacacacatacgcgtTTTATaccttcacatacacacaccccgatataaacacacactcacacagtgtcTACACACTCGCTACACCAGCCGTTCAGTCACTCAGCGCTGCGGCGGCGTGTCCCGCGGCTATGGCGAGCTCGGCTAACTCTAACCCGGTGGTAAGAACCAGAACACGGGGCGAAGAGAGTCCCAGACACGGTCAACACACAGCGGCGAGGCGGCTCTCAGCCCCCCGCACGCCTCCGTCTTACTCACAttcacagctccaccttaaactaGTGGCTTTTGGGGGGCTTttttttgttccaccttaaacgttaCGCCTGAAACTGGCGACTTTGCGAAGCCGAGACTGGCTCCTTCAttcgaattttccgttccaccttaagagggTGAACGCTGCAAAGTTAGTTGGATCCTCTTTCGAGTCTCAACGCAAACAGCTGCTTATTCAAACGTTACTTTCCACATTGAATAGTTGGGGGCTTGGCTCAATTAAACTAGAGCTTAACTTTTAATGTTGTTCCCTATTTTGAAGTGTTAGTTAACTCTGACACGACTTGAAGTTCGTTGTCTATTTGAATGTCccagtccaccttaagtggTACTCGGGCTGCTGTTTCGTGGCTGGAACTGGCGCCCGCTGCTTTATCATGGGCAACGTTACTTTTCCAAAATatccttccaccttaaacggacTACTTTGTGGGACTAGAGCCAGATATTCACTCCACTTGAAATGGTGGAATTGGTAGCTAAAGTTGGCTCTATTTTTCCTGCCTTCCTTAAACATTCAACGTACATATGAGTGTTGTACGAGTTAAGGTGGATCCGGGAATTCAACAGGGACTCTAATATAATCTGCGGAAGGCTACCAtacgatttaaggtggaacggcgaGTGCGAGTCCAGCTCCTGTCTCGGCCTTCTCCGTAATGAGAGGGGAGGCAGGAGCTCGGCCATTTTAAGTGCTCTCTCTGTAGGCGGGGCACAGAGCTAAGAGGCGCTTTATTAATTTACAGGTATTAATAATATCAGTAAAGGTCTAACGTACTGTGTTTTAGCTTCATCTCCACGAATATTAAAcatctgtttttctttgtttacctcctttttaaacactttgatcttttaatctttattaattataaagtgatcagccaaaacattaaaacaacctcGTTTCTCCTCTCAgcgttcattctctcagctccattgaccacacAGGGTcgctttgtagctctacaattacagactgtagtccatctgttgttctgcatacttttagactgttttttccccctgttcctcagcgctcaggacccccacagagcaggtgtgatgtggtggtggatcattctcagcgctgcagtgacactgacgtggtggtggtgtgttagtgtgtgttgtgctggtgtagagtggatcagacacagcagtgctgctggagtttttaaacccctcagtgtctggaccgagaacagtccaccgaccgaaaacatccagccgacagcgtcctgtgtcactgatgaaggactagaggacgggcgacacacactgtgcagcgacagatgagctactgtctctgactctacatctacaaggtggaccaacgagggaggagtgtctcacagagtggacagagagtggacacagggtttaaaaactccagcagcactgctgtgtctgatccactctacaccagcacaacacacactaacacaccaccaccacgtcagtgtcacttaAACTTGCCAAAGCATCAATCAAACACAGCAGAAGTTGTAGTGGTAAAGATCCTCAGGTGTTAGTAGCTACAGAGGTGTggtatgtgaatgtgttgggGCTGATGTGGTGTTTATCTCATGGCTTGTGAAGCAAggagtagtgtgtgtgaaggctgCAGCCCTTTCAGTATCAGCCTTATCACTGTGTTCAGTAAAAATTAACCAGAGCACTCCACATTTATTCTCCGCTGTAATTCAGGACAGTGTTTTTAGTGTTTTCCTATTTGTTTTCAACCCCCTGAAGGACTACAGTGGAGAATTACCTAGTTACAGACACTTTATGAAGTAGTAATGTCATGTAGCTTCTGTTGATCCAAAACCAGAGGAGAATAAAGACCAGTTAGTAACGAGTCGCAGTGTGTccgagctctctctctctctcctctgagcCTTGTCTGGAGCACCTCGGTTTTATATACAGCCTCCAGGACACTTCAGGATCCACTGCCACGTCACAACCAGGGCTTTAAATAGGGAGGGAGCATGGGAAGGAGGGAGGAGTGGGGGATgaaagaggagggagggagggagggagggagggaggactGGACACTGAGAAAGCTGAATGCGTTCCTAAAGAGAAAACCAGATCCCACTGTCTATTTTCATGCGTGTGTTGAGTTTTCTTCATCAAGATGTGGGAAATATAAAGGTGTATGATCGCggtttattttattgatgtgttgtatttatttatttatttatttatagctgACTTTACTGTGCCTCCTAAAGAGCCCCGTTTGTATTTgccctgaggaccaatcagaaTAGTTGCTCAGACGTAATAGAGAGATGTTCGTGGTTGTGCCTCAGTCGGAATAGACCCGGTCCACTCCTAACGACGTTGTCTGTTTGATCTGAGTGATCTGTTAAACAGGGGAACGAGCCCCGTGTCTGATTACAGTTCCTGTCTCGTCTGAGGGCTGTGCGTTTGTGTTCAGTGAGGAACTGCTGTCTGTTCCTCCTCCGATTCAGAGGCTTCAGAAATTCTGAAGCGCGTGTGAAATGGTTTCCCGAGCCGGTCGTCTTGATTATTTAACAACACGAACACGGAAGGAGTCATTTATGTTTGTCGATCCCTTCTTGAAGTCATAGTCTCCGTGGTAACCTGCCTGCTGTCTGCATCATCAGAACGGAGCgtggtttattgttgtttaacTGGGGTTCCTGCGGGTCCTGAAAAACCGCGTACTTATTGTGCGTTATGGAAATGCTGTCCAATATGTTATTTTTGCTCCCGCGTGCATCGTCTTCGCCAACTGAGGCGCTATTTGACGTGTTCATACACTAACCCAAGGATAGCCACAGCTTCTCTTTTGAGAGGATGAATTTATTGCTGTATTTTGGAGCTGTCTTAGAGAGAGGAGGATtttagatttaatttattttaatttttgaatTTTCCAATTAATGGAGGTTTAGAAAATTGATTAGTAAATTAGGACTGACTGTAGATCAGCTTTCAGTCTCATTTTACTAAATCAGAAGGCATTTCTGAACACTCCTCCACCCTGCCCCATGGGAAACATGCTCTTTGACAGAAACTGTGCGGTTAAGCGATGAACAGAAAACAGACAGTCTCTCAAAACCAACAGCTCTCTACTGTGGCCTTGATCCAGAGTCGTCAGTGTTTTCTGGCACCGGGATCTTTTCGTAGCTGGGTTTGTTCTCGCCTCAACCCAGAGCTTATCGATCATATTTCATAATGGTAGTGCTGGCTTTCAACCGAATTATTGATTGAGTAAtaccttttaaaaaaatatcttgaCTGAATTGATCTTTTCTGATTAAAATCAAGACTGTGGTGTAGCTTTTCTAAGAATGATCTTCTTCAGTGTGATGCAGAAtgattctgtgtttatttttctcctcCAGCCTAAACTCTACAGATCTGTGATGGAGGATGTGATTAACGAAGTTCGGGAGCTGTTTCTGGACGAAGGTGTGGACGAGCAGGTTCTCATGGAGCTCAAAACGGTGAGTTTGAATACCAGCAGTTGGCTTGCAACAACATAGCAATAAACAAGTAACCACAGGGAGGGCCATAGGAACCAGCTGGCAACACCTTTgtaacaccctagcaaccacctggaacaccaCAATAAAGAACGATCCCTGTCGTGTGAACACTGAGTCGCCTGAGGAGAGTCTTGTTTCAGTTTTGACAGTGAGCTGATGCAGTGACGGTGTGGATTTTGTGTTTATGCAGCTGTGGGAGAGTAAGCTGATGCAGTCGAAGGCGGTGGATGGTTTCCACACCGAGGAGCAGGGAGCTCTTCAGGCTCAGCAGACGCAGGTCCCACAGCAGGTCCAGCAGAACCAGCAGCAGAACCAGACCCAGCAGGTTCTCCTGCCTCCAGCACAGTCAGGTCAGAAATGCACACAGGTGTTTTACGGTACGTCTGGACCAGTGACGGCACTAACTGATCGATTGGTTCCTTTCTTACTCGGTGCACACAGCAGGCACCACGTCACTCTGCTTGATTCAGATGGTTCTGACCTTATTTTGGCTTTTAGTTTTGGGTTTTTAGAGATACAGGACTAGCCTTGGGTGAGTGGGAATAACTGGCAGCGGATTCCtctttttcaaaataaactCTTCTTCTTTGCCTGGGTGTGGATCTtgcagtgtgtatgtatgtatgtatctttacacttttatagcgcctttctagacacccaaggacgctttacaatccacactgctcagaacactcaatccacacacacactggtgagaagcggcagccaaacgcgcacggcgtactctcgaccaggaacgaccgtccacctggaggactgcatcgggcactagggtttcacccaggacacagcgccaatccatatctgggctcacacatacagacactcattcacacaccaggatagttgttagacagaagccaattcacctatcctccatgtttttggactgtgggaggaaaccggagcccccggaggaaacccacgcagacacgtggagaacatggaaactccacccagatgggacttgaacccaagatcccagcgctgggaggcgaacgtgctcaccactaagccaccgtgccgcccacaggTGGATGTAGTAGCCTGTGCGCTGTGTTTTTCTCAGGAGGGGAGGGAGGGTTGATTCAACTGGAGGTCTTTAATATTGTGTCCATTAAATGATGTTTTTCGGGGTCCTCTCTTCTGCAAAGTGCTCTAAAAGTGTGTTGCCAATTTGTTGCTGCACTTTTACATTCCCCTGACCTTTTCGAGTTCAtgttgtctttgtttgtttctctgttCCTTTCAGCTCCACAGCAGCAGGTGATTGTCCAGGACCCGAAAATCTTGCAGCACATGACTGCTACCGGCATGGTGAGTACACTCTTGTTTTTCTACTTACTGTGGACACTTGATGGTATTTACAGCGGAGTGGTGCTTGGACCTAGGGgttcttgtttctctctctctctctgtctctctctgtgtgtgtttctgggtggGGGATGAccctctcactgtccactctgtttttATTAGCAGCACAGAGCAGGTGGGGACGCTGAGTGTATTTAGGTGCTGAGTGACAGTGTTTGTTGTTAATGGCCACAGTTGAATGTTGTGGACATTAGTAATGTGTCTGTGGCCTGCATTAATCAGAGTACATTTACAAACGTGGTCTTAATAAGCTGTTAACTGCCGGAAAGTTTagtcagtcaaatgtttggcTTGTTTACCTGTACGAATTTTTAatggagattttaaaccataaaaacatgctctttttttaaaaaattgttgaaGGTAGTAGAACCtgagagggagtgtgttatCGGCTTGTGCTACATCACAGTGCAGTTATTTCACCATCACACGAGACCTCGTGTTctgttgcttttataaaacagtTCAggtaatacataaaaaaaaagagaaataaacagagctgtgaatgtagcctcaaatatttcaggcaaatcCCTCCGCCAACATGTTCCTCAAGTAGCTTCTCACTACATCACAGTAGcgatctgtctctctctctctgtgtgtgtgtctctctctctctcttgctctcataTATATCACAGACTGGGTCAGCCTCAGCTCACTAATCTATCCCTGATCTGCTGACTAAACTACTCCACGTGAACTTGTCAGAGAGAGTCTTTCGGGGCCCTGTTGGACGGTTTAGCTCATTTCTGTATGAACCCTGTGTAGTGCATGGAAGAACATTGGgttcacagagagaaacaggaagTTATATATAACTCCAAATAAGTCCATGTTCAACCAATGGCCACGGGGctccattttaaacattttgtgttGGTTGTAAAACCCCATCGTGTTATTTTCCATGTGACATTAGTGCCCTACGTAGGGAATGGGGAGTGGTTTGAGACACGTCCTGAACGTGCTGCTGAAGCTAAAGAAGCTCAAACAAGTGTTAAACAGACTGCGTCTCTCCACTCCGTCAGTTCTCTTTATTCTCCTCCTGACTTCGCTGTTCAGACGTTGACTCTGATAGTGAGCAGTTATCTCCAGTAGGAAGTATGTTCTCTTTCAGATTAATGATGAGACAGAGCTCATATTTTTCAGGGTtaaaactgcactgtttaatgtcgtgtttgtttttgtgttgaatAAACCTTGCTTAGTGTCAGTCAGTGTTCACCGTCTCATTTATTACGAAGCAGTAATTAAACGTGTTTATAACCGTGAGATCATTATTCTTTTATGACGTATTAGTGTCCGATTCTTTCAAATTAAATGGAATATGATTGGTATGAAATACGAGCTGGAAGTTATTTACTGGTGGAAATGAGGGGAGCTGCAGCACAAACGTGTTAGAACCCGTCttaaccaatcagaatgcaTGGCCAGGACAGACTGTTTTATACATGTAGCTATGTCTGTACTTGTCACAACTGACCTGAATACTGCATCCTCACTCTTAATAAAGCCTAAGGGTTTATAGTACAGCAGCATCTCTGTTCAACAACAGTGAGGTTCTGACTGGAGTCGTATTTaaaccttaaatgatgcagcaaacGGGCTCCAGATTGGACAGTTTCTAAATATCGCTCTTCCAGTGGGTTCTCTGTCGTCTGGAAAATGATGAATAGTATTCTTTCTTTAATCCAGTCATTGGGCTCAGCGCCTCTCCAGAAGTACTTAGTTGCTCTTGTGTGGTGCTTGAACATAGCTGTGCAGCTCTACCCTGttatgtgggtgtgtttgtgcacaTGTGAAGACTCGGACCAGTGGAAGAAGTCGGGTTAAGTGTTAACTGTGACCACTTCATTTTTTTCAAAGGTTAAATTGATGATCAGATTATTGAGTTTGTGAAGTCAGTTTTAGCTGCTTTTTATAAAGCTAGGTTTCTATGATCTAGCCTCATGGTGAGGGTCGGTGGAGGGCCACTTGACTCACCGGACGAGGCCAGTTCAgagcactgctcaggtgtttgCTCATGGctacttctcacacacacacactgagggacCACTCCACATGGACTGTTGTAGTGCTTAGCCTCACTGACACTGCCcttgttgtttgtgtgtaagaGATGTGCCTGTAATAACGCTGTGTTGCTTGTGCCCTCAGAGTGCAGCTGCCACAGCGGCGACGTTGGCTCTGCCCACTGGGGTGGCAGGAGTAGGACCGTACCAGCAGCTCATCACCAGCCAGGGTAAAGAACCATTTACTCTCAAACTCTATATCTAGAACTCATCACATTTTACCTTATCAGATTAGTAGGGGGATTAGTTCTTATAGAGGCAGGCTGACATTTCCTTCTGTGATCCTTCACAATATCaatgttatactgacacctagtggagcctagacacagagaacacaccacactcctcacagacagtcacccggaggaaacccacgcagacacagagagaacacaccacactcctcacagacagtcacccagaggaaacccacgcagacacagagagaacacaccacactcctcacagacagtcacccggaggaaacccacgcagacacagagagaacacaccacactcctcacagacagtcacccggaggaaacccacgcagacacagagagaacacaccacactcctcacagactgctCCACAGTGCCGACCTCAAATgctataataataacagtacaCGGGTTGTTAGTGTCTGGTAGTTTAGAGAGTTAGACGGGAGGTTTAGAGATTGTGGACGCTGCTCTCAGCACagtgtttgtttctgtattcTCTGAATGTTTCATGACTGAGAGAACAAGTGGACGCAGGTCACAGTGATGGATGTCTCAGTCCTGAGTAATTGGATTGCTGAGCTGCTGATTAGTGTGGATtaagtggggtgtgtgtgtgtgtaggtcagatCCTGCAGGTGGTGAGGGCTGCTAATGGAGCTCAGTATCTCATCCAGCCCCAGCAGCCAATCATGGTACAGCAGCAGGTTTTACCACAGATGCAGCCAGGAGGAGTTCAGGCCCCAGTTATTCAGCAGgtaattctctttctctctttctctctttctctctttctctctgtctctctgtctctctgtctttctctctgtctctctttctctctgtctctctgtctttctctctgtctctctttctctctgtctctctttctctctgtctctctctctgtctgtctctttctctctttctctctctctttctctctgtctctctctctttctctctgtctctctctctttctctctgtctctctctctttctctctgtctctctgtctctgtctctctctctctctgtctctgtctctgtctctctctctgtctctgtctctgtctctctctgtctctgtctctctgtctctctgtctctctctctctctctctctctctctctctctctctctctctctctctctctctctctctctcatatgtcTTTTAAAAGTCTAAAAACAAACTCACCTGAGTAGGAGCCGTGTGTAACTCGATCTGTGCAGATTATTGTATTGTGCTCTCACTCTCTAAAGCAGAACACCTGATCAGCAGATGGTGCCTTATTAAGTCAGGTCTGTTCCGTCATGTTCTGgctatttttctgtgtttattcacaGGTTTAATGTCTAATCGAATTAGGAAAAGGCAGTAAATGGCTTAATAAATCGACCATAGACCAGTTTTAAagtcataaacaataaaatgcacagttgGCAACGGTTTATGGAGAAAATGAACCCGTTTTTCCTTCTGCTTTTGGCTCTCTCACACTTTCCTAGTCTTATTCCATTCAGACCTCTTAGAAATGTCCCTGTTCTGAAAACTGTCCTGCCCCCGCTCCCttgtctgtccaatcacagcgctggacccgcgtctGTGGGaacgcaaagacgaggttaaactcagtaaAACGGACACGAGTGccgagaaataagagcactgagtaaaaacggagaagaaagagaaccaaacAATAAGAGCAGTGCTCCTCAcggctgtgcgctcggggtcggggtgaacagggagcggctcgttatcatttaaggTTTAGACGGGGGGAGGTCGCTGCTGGGAAGTCAGTTAACGGTCAATAGTGAGCTCCTGGTTTTAaagaagtgtttgtgtgtgtaggtccTGACTCCTCTGCAGGGAGGCCTTTCTCAGCAGACCGGCGTGATTATCCAGCCTCAGCAGATCGTCCTCGCGGGAAACAAAGTACAGCAAAACGCTCAGGTGTGTATCTCTCAGACAGTACACAGTGACCAGGGGATAGTTCCACAGCCTGAGGAGATCTAGGCTAAAGCAGAATTGAGAGGAACTGTGTCTTTGATTTGTCCCTGAATGGTCTACTTTATTGCTCCATGGAGTGGGTCCCACACATGGCCGGCTCGGTTTTAAACGACAGGTACA from Hoplias malabaricus isolate fHopMal1 chromosome 7, fHopMal1.hap1, whole genome shotgun sequence includes the following:
- the gtf2a1 gene encoding transcription initiation factor IIA subunit 1, whose translation is MASSANSNPVPKLYRSVMEDVINEVRELFLDEGVDEQVLMELKTLWESKLMQSKAVDGFHTEEQGALQAQQTQVPQQVQQNQQQNQTQQVLLPPAQSAPQQQVIVQDPKILQHMTATGMSAAATAATLALPTGVAGVGPYQQLITSQGQILQVVRAANGAQYLIQPQQPIMVQQQVLPQMQPGGVQAPVIQQVLTPLQGGLSQQTGVIIQPQQIVLAGNKVQQNAQVMQAAMATQAQAQGAVQVPTQGQPQTQTQPQAVTQQQTQQPAQTQQSAQPQPPMMLQVDGAGDTSSEEDEEEEDEYDEDEDEDKDKDGGEDGQVEEEPLNSGDDVSDEEDQELFDTENVVVCQYDKIHRSKNKWKFHLKDGIMNLNGRDYVFSKAIGDAEW